The following proteins are encoded in a genomic region of Bernardetia sp. MNP-M8:
- a CDS encoding VWA domain-containing protein, translated as MFDKSSFEWLDFKWFSLETLRSFDWQSPFWLYALIGVPFLFLLKWLIFVRFRQKLEVAFPDKSLKSDFWTILRHVPKVFFSLFLIFVLIALARPQKTSEQPPERYTEGIDIMIVMDISESMQIEDFKPNRLEAAKMVANNFIKGRLQDRIGIVVFAGDAFSLAPLTTDYELLYGYLNEIDFRMIQKGGTAIGSAIGVGTNRMRESETKSKVMILLTDGESNAGTIDPITAAKLAKKYDIKIYTIGVGKEGKVPYRNRFGQVQYIDNTLDETVMRQIAQISEGKFFRATNNASLGEIFSTIDKLERSEIKENKFTLTRDFYEIYLTWAFVFLIIWLALKNTFLVSALED; from the coding sequence ATGTTTGATAAATCAAGTTTTGAATGGTTAGATTTTAAATGGTTTAGTCTTGAAACGCTTCGTAGTTTTGATTGGCAAAGTCCATTTTGGTTGTATGCACTTATTGGAGTTCCATTTTTATTTTTACTGAAATGGCTTATTTTTGTGCGTTTTCGTCAAAAATTAGAAGTTGCCTTTCCAGATAAAAGTTTGAAATCAGATTTTTGGACAATTTTGAGACACGTTCCAAAAGTATTTTTCAGTCTATTTTTAATCTTTGTTTTGATTGCACTTGCTCGCCCTCAAAAAACATCTGAACAGCCTCCTGAACGTTATACAGAAGGTATTGATATTATGATTGTAATGGATATTTCGGAATCTATGCAAATTGAAGATTTCAAGCCAAATCGTTTAGAAGCAGCCAAAATGGTAGCTAATAACTTCATAAAAGGACGTTTGCAAGACCGAATCGGAATTGTAGTTTTTGCTGGCGATGCTTTTAGTCTTGCTCCACTTACCACAGATTACGAACTTCTTTATGGGTATTTGAATGAAATAGATTTCAGAATGATACAAAAAGGAGGAACAGCCATCGGAAGTGCTATTGGAGTAGGAACAAACAGAATGCGTGAGAGCGAAACCAAATCAAAAGTAATGATACTCTTGACAGATGGCGAAAGCAACGCAGGAACAATTGACCCAATTACGGCAGCCAAACTAGCAAAAAAATATGATATAAAAATTTACACTATTGGTGTAGGTAAAGAAGGAAAAGTACCTTACAGAAACCGTTTTGGACAGGTTCAATATATTGATAATACGCTTGATGAAACTGTTATGCGTCAGATTGCACAAATAAGTGAGGGGAAATTTTTCCGAGCTACCAATAATGCTTCTTTGGGAGAGATTTTTTCTACGATTGATAAATTAGAACGTTCTGAAATCAAAGAAAACAAATTTACATTGACGAGAGATTTTTATGAAATCTATTTAACGTGGGCATTTGTATTCTTGATTATTTGGCTTGCTTTGAAAAATACGTTTTTGGTTAGTGCTTTGGAGGATTAA
- a CDS encoding transposase — translation MNKYTKEFSDIPIHHVHTTLLLISCILIKETVNLNKLKNQVGIFLNSPTVQINSHYKRLTRYFLDVYVQKTLWKLILVFSIGSFLNRKKVKKEIFYLAMDGSVWQLGEYTYHVLVLSVIYRKMAIPIFWINLERKGSSTLAHRKSLLASALLLYPFLKRFTILADREYKGRVWFRYLEEQGYTYIIRLCKGDYQLEVKKYHSLLKKAKLGKLVSQEFETDFAKKLKIVISYNGQAAKESEKFVILLTNKYRLTKEKISAIYYLRWKIECLFKHLKTNGFHLEEVGMVNPRKIRVLMALVIASFLLCILEGVKTKQRVKKDNESFYESVFRMGYGKVVFYATSIDQIIKKIVQLSKNYKIQNTT, via the coding sequence TTGAACAAATATACAAAGGAATTTTCAGATATTCCTATTCATCATGTTCATACTACTTTGTTGCTTATTAGCTGTATTCTGATAAAAGAAACAGTTAATTTAAACAAGTTAAAAAACCAAGTAGGTATTTTTTTAAATTCTCCTACTGTTCAAATTAATTCTCATTATAAGCGTCTTACTCGCTATTTTTTGGATGTTTATGTCCAAAAAACACTTTGGAAGTTGATTTTAGTTTTTAGTATAGGTTCTTTTTTAAATAGGAAGAAGGTAAAAAAAGAAATTTTCTATCTAGCTATGGATGGTAGTGTTTGGCAGTTAGGCGAATATACGTATCACGTTTTGGTATTAAGTGTTATTTATAGAAAAATGGCTATTCCTATTTTTTGGATAAATTTAGAACGAAAAGGCAGTTCTACTTTGGCTCATCGTAAAAGTTTATTAGCATCAGCTTTACTGTTATATCCTTTTTTGAAAAGATTTACAATTTTAGCTGATAGAGAATACAAAGGTAGAGTTTGGTTTAGGTATTTAGAAGAACAAGGATATACTTATATTATTCGGCTTTGTAAAGGAGATTATCAATTAGAGGTTAAAAAGTACCACAGTTTGCTTAAAAAAGCTAAATTAGGCAAATTAGTAAGTCAAGAATTTGAAACTGACTTTGCAAAAAAACTAAAAATAGTTATTTCTTATAATGGGCAAGCAGCAAAAGAAAGTGAAAAATTTGTCATTTTATTAACCAACAAATATCGTTTAACAAAAGAAAAGATTAGTGCTATCTATTATTTAAGATGGAAAATAGAGTGTTTATTTAAACATTTGAAAACAAATGGATTTCATTTAGAGGAGGTAGGAATGGTAAATCCAAGAAAAATTCGTGTTTTAATGGCATTAGTAATTGCATCTTTTTTACTCTGTATCTTAGAAGGAGTAAAAACAAAACAGAGAGTAAAAAAAGACAATGAATCTTTTTATGAATCTGTATTTAGAATGGGGTACGGAAAAGTAGTATTTTACGCTACTTCCATAGACCAAATAATAAAAAAAATAGTTCAATTATCGAAAAACTACAAAATTCAAAATACAACCTAA